The Nocardia vinacea genome contains the following window.
GCGGTCGTCGCGCGCGATGAGCAGACCTTGGAATCGCTGGACCCTTCGTAGCCGAAATAGCCGGTAGGGTCGGCATTTATGAAGGTACAACTGCGTCATAGTCCGGCCTCTGCGGTCGCGCGGTGCTTCCTGGCCGGCGGTGAGCCGATGCGGGTCGAGAGCGGCGCCATGGTCGCGCATTCGGCGGGAGTTTCGTTGCAGGCCAAGGCCGAAGGCGGCATTCTCGCCGGGCTGAAGCGTTCGGTGCTGGCGGGTGAATCATTTTTCGTCTCGACCTTCACCGCACCGGCGCAGGGCGGCTGGGTGGACGTGGCGCCCGCATTGCCAGGCGACATGCTGAACCTGCAGATCACCCCCGATCGGCCGTTCTTCATCAGCCGCGGCGGTTGGATCGCGAACTCGCACGGCGTGCAGGTCGAGGGCAAATGGGGCGGTGTTGCGAACCTGTTCGGCGGCGAGGGCGGCTTCGGTCTGCGCGCGCACGGCGAGGGTGAGGTGGTCGTCGGTGTATTCGGCGCGATCGATGTGATCGATCTGCAGCCCGGCGAGCCGATCACCATCGATACCGGCCATGTGGTGGCCTATGACCTGGCCATGAACTTCACCATCCGGCGCGCGGTATCCGGGCGTTCCATCCAGTCGCTGAAGTCGGGCGAAGGCTTCGTCTTCGACTTCACCGGACCTGGCCGGGTGTTGCTCCAGACCCGCAATCCGGGAGCCTTCGCGGCATGGGCGGGGTCGGTGGCGTCCTCGGGTTAGTCACCGGTTTTCACGGCTCTCTTACCTGCTGGACACGTAGCTCGTGCAGAATGCAACTTTCATATCGGGTCCAGCAAGGGAATGTACATGGAGCTCCTCGAAGTCGTCGCGAACCTCTTCACCCAGGTCATGGGTGCTATGAGCGGTAGCGCCGCCTGACAGAACGCAGGCTCATCGGCCCATCAGGTCCTCGACCTGGTGGGCCGATGGCGTTTCAAGCCAGCAGCTGGTCGGTGAGGATGCGGGTGTCGGGGACGAACGGCCAGGTCGGGTCGGCCAGATGTGCGCGCAGTTCGGCATCGGTCCACCACCAGCCGTCCACGATCTCCTCGGGCTGGTGCCGGATGGGCCCGTCGTAGCGCAACTCGTAGGCGAACAGATGGCAGCGCATCGGCGTGCCCTGCCAGCTGCCGTCCCAGGACGCGCTGGCCCGCAGGGGGAGCGGTGGTGCGTCGGCGGGCAGGACGATGCCGAGTTCCTCGGCGAGTTCACGGACCGCGGTCTGCGCCGGGGTCTCGCCGGGATCGACGACACCACCAGCAAGGCAGTCGTACATACCGGCGAAGACCATCTTGGTATCGGTGCGACGGTGCACATAGACGCGTTCGCCGTCGCCGGAGCGAACGAGCACACCCGCACTGGCATGCCAGATACCGTCGCGATAGACGGTGGCCCGGTCGGCCGTGCCGATTTCGCAGCCCGCGGCGTCATAGACCGCGATCATCTCCGACTGAGGGTGCACGAACACCGGTCGAGAGTAACCTGATCTCCGCACGCAGTACCGCCCACGGCAAATGACTGCGAATCCGCTTGCTCGGGTAGTCATTACGCCGTGCGGGTTGGCGTCACCGGGGTACGGACAGTCGTGGTCAGCGTCACGTGGTCCTCGTCCCGC
Protein-coding sequences here:
- a CDS encoding TIGR00266 family protein — encoded protein: MKVQLRHSPASAVARCFLAGGEPMRVESGAMVAHSAGVSLQAKAEGGILAGLKRSVLAGESFFVSTFTAPAQGGWVDVAPALPGDMLNLQITPDRPFFISRGGWIANSHGVQVEGKWGGVANLFGGEGGFGLRAHGEGEVVVGVFGAIDVIDLQPGEPITIDTGHVVAYDLAMNFTIRRAVSGRSIQSLKSGEGFVFDFTGPGRVLLQTRNPGAFAAWAGSVASSG
- a CDS encoding NUDIX hydrolase; translated protein: MIAVYDAAGCEIGTADRATVYRDGIWHASAGVLVRSGDGERVYVHRRTDTKMVFAGMYDCLAGGVVDPGETPAQTAVRELAEELGIVLPADAPPLPLRASASWDGSWQGTPMRCHLFAYELRYDGPIRHQPEEIVDGWWWTDAELRAHLADPTWPFVPDTRILTDQLLA